In Scatophagus argus isolate fScaArg1 chromosome 14, fScaArg1.pri, whole genome shotgun sequence, the following proteins share a genomic window:
- the LOC124070323 gene encoding protein ABHD15 codes for MLDHQLLCLSMALFVWDCLFCLLPSLLLLLLSLALRWPRVCFWVNLAVKAAGWRLWVLICLILELPLDRNTRTWMKEAGSPGTDVSSGSVQALDSPRLICKPTALAKYLLRHCGSLARQRLASWPRGDPHLQTLSSMLCGQHGDTLQFTRDHLLLRDGGTVALDWAVGTRLNEAVERKKREGNNEHQTGGKALGCFTAMPPVLIVIPQYWGGMTPHLKVLCHQAMRQGFYVVVFHARGTAGCPLTTTRLTEFGDPADLEQAVFYVHSRHPSSALVAVSEGSGSGILLSYLGESGSSSYLTAAAAISPVLLGQLWFETAMPPLYRWGIMFQRKMQLSRYSSSFRGVLDVGQALSCSSLRDFEETLHCCSAQLQQRAPRPPLSSVNSGPSSGSHSSQGLAPSVAWALGERAHPAKDWDTYWERNEPLRDADEVAVPVLCICSCDDPLLLAASSLPLSLFQSNPYFLLVLTDRGGHCGFSLEGKEDMGGGRTVKDEVEDGNWSHIAVLEYFRVVADFLKLEERDGVSWGGEYSQVAQRSKISSMAPPRRRRATMMRRPRLQAPEESGVDAEENNFTWKRSYTR; via the exons ATGTTAGACCACCAGCTCCTGTGTTTATCGATGGCATTATTTGTATGGGATTGCTTGTTCTGTTTGCTCCCATCACTGttacttctgctgctgtctctggcTCTCCGCTGGCCCAGGGTATGTTTCTGGGTGAACCTGGCTGTTAAGGCTGCAGGCTGGAGACTCTGGGTCCTTATCTGCTTAATCCTAGAGCTGCCACTAGACAGAAATACAAGAACTTGGATGAAGGAGGCTGGATCACCGGGGACAGATGTTTCGTCTGGGTCAGTTCAGGCCTTGGATAGTCCCAGACTCATCTGCAAACCCACTGCACTGGCCAAATACCTGCTCcggcactgtggctctctggcCAGGCAAAGACTGGCCTCCTGGCCCAGAGGAGACCCGCACCTCCAGACTCTGTCCAGCATGCTGTGTGGACAACATGGAGACACGTTACAGTTCACTAGAGACCATCTGTTGCTGAGAGATGGGGGTACTGTAGCTCTGGACTGGGCTGTGGGAACAAGACTGAACGAAGCAGTCGAAAGGAAGAAGCGGGAGGGAAATAATGAGCACCAGACAGGAGGAAAGGCGCTGGGCTGTTTCACAGCAATGCCTCCTGTCCTTATCGTCATCCCTCAGTACTGGGGAGGAATGACCCCCCACTTGAAGGTGCTGTGCCATCAGGCCATGCGTCAAGGCTTTTATGTGGTGGTGTTTCATGCTCGAGGTACAGCGGGGTGTCCGCTGACCACAACACGACTGACTGAGTTTGGAGACCCAGCTGATCTTGAGCAG GCGGTGTTTTATGTCCACAGCCGCCACCCGTCCTCTGCGCTGGTTGCAGTGAGTGAGGGTTCAGGCTCAGGGATTCTTCTTTCCTACTTGGGTGAGTCTGGATCGAGTTCCTacctgacagcagctgcagccattTCACCTGTACTCCTGGGTCAGCTGTGGTTTGAGACAGCCATGCCTCCCCTGTATCGCTGGGGAATaatgtttcagaggaaaatgcagctcagcag ATACTCAAGTTCCTTCAGAGGAGTCCTGGACGTGGGTCAGGCTCTCAGCTGTTCCTCCCTCAGAGACTTTGAGGAAACTCTTCACTGTTGTTCAGCACAACTTCAGCAGAGGGCCCCCAGACCTCCACTAAGCTCTGTAAATTCTGGACCGAGCTCAGGATCTCATTCCTCACAGGGTCTGGCACCCTCAGTGGCCTGGGCACTGGGTGAAAGGGCTCATCCGGCCAAGGATTGGGACACCTACTGGGAGAGGAATGAACCACTCAGAGATGCAGATGAGGTGGCAGTCCCTGTGCTCTGTATCTGCAGCTGTGATGACCCTCTCCTCCTGGCTGCCTCCTCTTTGCCCCTTTCCCTCTTCCAGAGCAATCCCTACTTCCTCCTAGTGTTGACAGACCGAGGAGGGCACTGTGGATTCTCTCTGGAGGGTAAAGAAGACATGGGGGGAGGTAGGACCGTAAAGGACGAGGTGGAGGATGGTAACTGGAGTCATATCGCAGTTCTGGAGTACTTCAGAGTTGTGGCTGATTTCCTAAAATTGGAGGAGAGGGATGGGGTGAGCTGGGGTGGAGAATACAGTCAGGTTGCTCAGAGGAGCAAGATCAGCAGCATGGCTCCCCCTCGCCGCAGGAGAGCCACCATGATGAGGAGGCCAAGACTGCAGGCACCTGAAGAGAGCGGTGTGGATGCAGAGGAAAACAACTTCACCTGGAAAAGGTCCTACACGCGCTGA